The following coding sequences are from one Primulina eburnea isolate SZY01 chromosome 15, ASM2296580v1, whole genome shotgun sequence window:
- the LOC140814766 gene encoding LOW QUALITY PROTEIN: putative BPI/LBP family protein At1g04970 (The sequence of the model RefSeq protein was modified relative to this genomic sequence to represent the inferred CDS: deleted 1 base in 1 codon) — MSRSILAFVLLFLFTLSCNRVQSEEGYVEAEISSKGLDFLKNLLLEKAESSLITLQLPRIEKSVKIPILGNVDAVLSNITIERIHVNKSTLQTGDTGIVMDVSGVFVNLTMNWKYSYRTWLLPISVFDKGTATVRVEGLEVGLSLSLMTIHGSPKLSLLDCGCYMDDVSIHLDGGSSWFYQGLVDAFEDKISSAVEDAVSKKIKDAVAKLESSLLSLPKEIPVTDIAILNVTFIDDPVLSESSVELKINGLVSSKDGVELLNHYHKLSHDSVSCNLEDKMTKFSIHEDVIKSASSVYFEAGKMQWMVDKLPDQSLLNTAEWRFIIPRLYKKYPNRDMNLNISISSLPIVKVGEQNIKATIPLNLVIDVLDEEELIQVACISMMIDVSVVAEISRNAVTGNIKLNKFSLSLEWSNIGELHMHLIQTFMSTLLKTAVLPYLNLKLLEGYVLPAFHGYELQDTQILYADSWIVICSNVGTAKQFNLI; from the exons ATGTCTCGCTCGATTTTGGCTTTTGTGCTACTCTTTTTGTTCACCCTTTCTTGCAATCGTGTTCAATCTGAAGAAGGGTATGTAGAGGCAGAGATATCGAGCAAAGGTCTGGATTTTCTCAAGAATTTGCTGTTAGAAAAGGCA GAGTCTTCTTTGATTACACTGCAGCTGCCCAGGATTGAGAAGTCCGTGAAAATCCCGATATTAGGTAACGTTGATGCGGTTCTTTCCAACATCACAATTGAAAGAATACACGTGAATAAATCTACTTTGCAAACTGGAGATACTGGAATTGTTATGGATGTTTCTGGCGTCTTTGTGAATTTGACCATGAATTGGAAGTATTCGTACAGAACTTGGCTGCTTCCCATTTCGGTCTTCGACAAGGGAACCGCTACTGTTCGG GTCGAAGGACTGGAAGTTGGCCTCTCTCTCAGTTTGATGACTATACACGGGTCTCCTAAGCTTTCTCTTCTGGATTGTGGATGTTACATGGATGATGTTTCAATACATTTGGACGGAGGATCTTCATGGTTTTATCAAGG GTTGGTAGATGCTTTTGAGGATAAAATCAGTTCTGCTGTCGAAGACGCtgtttctaaaaaaataaaagatgcGGTGGCCAAGCTTGAATCTTCATTACTATCTCTTCCTAAAGAAATACCAGTTACTGATATAGCTATTCTGAATGTCACGTTTATCGATGACCCGGTATTGAGTGAATCATCTGTTGAACTGAAAATTAATGGGTTGGTCTCTTCCAAGGATGGAGTCGAGCTTTTGAACCACTACCATAAACTATCACATGATTCAGTTTCATGCAACCTAGAAGATAAGATGACCAAATTTTCTATTCACGAAGATGTTATCAAGTCAGCATCGTCAGTTTACTTCGAG GCAGGTAAGATGCAATGGATGGTTGATAAATTACCGGATCAATCCCTCTTAAACACAGCTGAGTGGAGGTTTATCATTCCTCGGTTGTATAAGAAGTACCCAAATCGCGACATGAATTTGAACATTTCCATTTCGTCGCTACCTATCGTGAAAGTTGGAGAGCAGAATATCAAGGCAACAATACCCTTAAATTTGGTGATTGATGTTTTGGATGAGGAGGAATTGATACAGGTTGCATGCATTTCCATG ATGATTGATGTTTCTGTGGTTGCTGAAATTTCAAGAAACGCTGTGACTGGAAATATTAAGTTAAATAAGTTCTCTCTGTCTCTTGAGTGGAGCAATATTGGAGAACTGCACATGCATCTAATCCAG ACGTTTATGTCCACCTTGCTCAAAACTGCCGTCTTGCCTTACTTAAATCTGAAACTGCTTGAAGGATATGTGCTACCAGCGTTCCATGGTTACGAGCTTCAAGACACCCAAATCCTCTACGCAGACTCGTGGATCGTGATATGCAGCAATGTGGGGACTGCAAAACAGTTCAATCTCATTTAG
- the LOC140814764 gene encoding uncharacterized protein produces the protein MELLGEIQLPEERSEAVGGKRRAVDDGDVLTEERSPHKRVKEGGLVVVGDAKKVADMVLVLAAMGKMRGGKGPTEAEKDLMAEARDTLVKICRGFAPKDVFPRDAFGGLIDDLGLNKLKEQRLGFRPPKISISGKLLISKRKMEKAEDFSLPSTPHPSQNLQGNFGQSVESRSAFHPARTSHLDKSSHMTMLSGIQSTSPLTYGTATTSTSLPYQLPTSEIKPMGSSALPSSHLGSTTLPSVDRSHPRSNGSSHASQVPANLSSNATMRTPAWSVQPQSVSSAKIGDNKGPVNMSPKVEGAVDIKSGAVPQTRVMTVAQTTAGPLSRGTNNVHVPHLGNTHAEIIKIVQKLLELQGSERPTWIPPSRDYMNRALTCQVCLSTITEVDSVLICDGCEKGYHLKCLQATDQKGVPRGEWHCGKCLSLSNGKALPPKYGRVMRNATPPKVLSNLAAGPFNLSQTIGASGAEKAGPPNVAFNGSISMQNVFTEVEVNSYDYQISGTNREVSVGTQKKDVSSTVCRTDDKISSGNDPNNVMKTSTSGSVLSANSVAEKTCGEKFVEINPYPPSKCEIVPHFSDNFQVMVNPQDGNKDQPNAEAKPLKKSLQNNLALMGSNQLNELEVLGTNLANISGDTWVINKDRSRLHAVSWVGDPLQILDEKIYYSSCCINGHVYKAMDHVLIWFGNEKLVPSRLQSIWEDNDTTTKWVTVNRCYFPGDLPAAVGRPCGLESCEVYESSCGRVLMAGLIDSPCQVLPPRKFTEESERRTVSGTQHCLPPLYLCKWIYDEAKGLFRDISC, from the exons ATGGAACTTCTGGGGGAGATTCAATTGCCCGAGGAGAGATCGGAGGCTGTCGGTGGCAAGAGGCGGGCGGTGGATGATGGGGATGTGTTGACGGAGGAGCGCTCACCGCATAAGAGAGTTAAGGAAGGGGGCTTGGTTGTGGTTGGGGATGCGAAGAAGGTGGCGGATATGGTGTTGGTGTTGGCTGCAATGGGGAAAATGAGGGGAGGGAAGGGCCCGACTGAGGCTGAGAAGGACTTGATGGCTGAGGCACGTGACACTCTGGTGAAGATTTGTCGAGGTTTTGCCCCCAAGGATGTGTTCCCCAGGGATGCTTTTGGGGGTTTAATCGACGATTTGGGACTTAATAAGTTGAAAGAGCAGAGGCTAGGGTTTCGCCCTCCCAAAATATCTATTTCTGGGAAGTTGTTGATCTCCAAAAGAAAG ATGGAAAAAGCAGAGGATTTTTCTCTACCATCTACTCCGCATCCATCACAGAATCTGCAGGGGAACTTTGGTCAGTCGGTCGAAAGTCGTTCTGCATTCCATCCTGCTCGAACATCTCATTTAGATAAATCTAGTCACATGACAATGTTATCTGGAATCCAGTCTACCTCACCTTTGACTTATGGTACTGCCACAACTTCTACATCTTTGCCGTATCAGCTTCCTACCAGTGAGATAAAACCAATGGGTTCCAGTGCATTGCCCTCTAGCCATTTgggttcaacaacattgccaaGTGTTGACAGATCCCATCCTAGATCAAATGGTTCTTCACATGCTTCACAAGTTCCAG CAAATTTGTCGTCTAATGCAACTATGAGGACTCCAGCTTGGTCAGTACAACCTCAATCTGTTTCATCTGCCAAAATTGGAGATAACAAGGGACCAGTTAATATGTCTCCGAAAGTTGAGGGAGCTGTCGATATTAAATCTGGAGCAGTTCCTCAAACAAGGGTTATGACAGTTGCTCAGACGACAGCTGGACCCCTTTCACGAGGCACTAATAATGTCCATGTTCCTCATTTGGGAAATACTCATGCTGAAATCATCAAGATTGTTCAAAAATTATTAGAACTACAGGGTTCTGAACGGCCAACTTGGATTCCACCTTCCAGGGATTATATGAATAGAGCATTAACTTGTCAGGTGTGCCTGTCTACCATAACAGAAGTAGACAGTGTACTTATTTGTGATGGTTGTGAAAAAGGGTATCATTTAAAATGCCTTCAGGCAACCGATCAAAAGGGGGTTCCAAGAGGGGAGTGGCATTGTGGTAAGTGCTTGTCATTGAGCAATGGGAAAGCTCTGCCTCCGAAATATGGTCGTGTCATGAGAAATGCCACTCCTCCCAAGGTTCTTTCCAACTTAGCAGCTGGTCCATTCAATTTGAGCCAAACAATTGGTGCTTCAGGGGCTGAGAAGGCCGGTCCTCCGAATGTAGCTTTTAATGGAAGCATTTCGATGCAAAATGTTTTTACTGAAGTTGAGGTGAATAGCTATGACTATCAGATTTCTGGAACAAATAGAGAAGTTTCAGTAGGAACTCAAAAGAAAGATGTTAGCTCGACTGTGTGTAGGACTGACGATAAAATATCTTCTGGGAATGATCCTAATAATGTTATGAAAACTTCCACTTCTGGTTCTGTTTTATCTGCAAATTCAGTAGCTGAAAAAACTTGCGGGGAGAAATTTGTTGAAATAAATCCATATCCTCCTTCAAAGTGCGAAATAGTTCCACATTTCTCTGATAATTTCCAGGTGATGGTGAATCCTCAAGATGGTAACAAAGACCAGCCAAATGCTGAAGCAAAGCCTTTAAAGAAATCTCTACAAAATAACCTTGCGTTGATGGGTTCAAATCAACTAAATGAGCTAGAAGTTTTAGGTACTAACTTGGCAAATATTTCTGGTGATACATGGGTTATAAACAAGGATAGGTCTCGTTTACATGCTGTCAGTTGGGTTGGCGACCCACTTCAAATTTTGGATGAGAAAATCTATTACTCATCATGCTGCATCAATGGACATGTTTATAAAGCTATGGATCATGTCCTAATTTGGTTTGGCAATGAAAAACTTGTACCTTCGAGGCTTCAG TCAATTTGGGAGGATAACGATACTACAACAAAGTGGGTAACTGTAAATCGGTGCTACTTTCCCGGTGATTTACCTGCGGCTGTTGGTCGTCCATGTGGCCTTGAAAGTTGTGAG GTTTACGAGTCTTCTTGTGGTAGAGTTTTGATGGCTGGATTGATAGATAGTCCATGTCAAGTCCTCCCTCCAAGAAAGTTTACCGAAGAGAGTGAAAGGAGAACTGTTTCAGGAACGCAACATTGCTTGCCTCCACTCTATTTGTGCAA ATGGATTTATGACGAAGCAAAAGGGCTATTCCGGGATATTTCTTGTTAA
- the LOC140814209 gene encoding indole-3-acetate O-methyltransferase 1-like, which translates to MASKRDNVVVSNMKLEKMLSMKGGKGEASYVNNSQAQGQHARSMLHLLRETLDGVRPSSAPDSSFVVADLGCSCGSNTIYMVDAIIKHMSKRYEEMGDVLPEFSAFFSDLPSNDFNTLFQLLPPYGGVSMEECLASDSCRSYFAAGVPGSFYRRLFPAKFVDVFYSAFSLHWLSQVPDVVLDKRSTAYNKGRIFIHGANESTAVAYKKQFQTDLAAFLSSRSREMKRGGAMFLVCLGRTCPDPTDQGGAGLLFGSHFQDAWDDLVQEGLISSEKRDNFNIPVYAPSLEDFKEVVEADGSFSINKLQVFKGGSPLVVNHPNDEAEIGRALANSCRSVSGVLVDAHIGDMLSDELFSRVASRATSHANELLDQLQFFHIVASLSLA; encoded by the exons ATGGCTTCCAAGAGAGATAACGTCGTTGTTTCTAACATGAAGCTTGAGAAAATGTTGAGCATGAAAGGAGGCAAAGGTGAAGCTAGCTACGTGAATAATTCTCAGGCtcag GGGCAACATGCTCGATCCATGCTACACCTTTTGAGAGAGACTCTCGACGGTGTGCGGCCGAGCTCGGCGCCGGATTCCTCCTTTGTGGTGGCGGACCTCGGGTGTTCTTGTGGGAGCAACACGATATACATGGTGGACGCCATCATAAAACATATGAGTAAACGATACGAGGAGATGGGGGATGTGTTGCCGGAGTTCTCGGCGTTTTTCTCCGATCTCCCTTCCAATGACTTCAACACACTCTTCCAACTCCTCCCACCCTACGGTGGGGTGAGCATGGAGGAGTGCCTCGCCTCTGACAGCTGCCGCTCCTACTTCGCCGCCGGAGTGCCGGGCTCTTTTTACCGGAGGCTCTTCCCCGCGAAATTTGTTGATGTTTTCTATTCAGCATTTTCTCTGCATTGGCTATCTCAG GTACCTGATGTGGTTTTGGACAAGAGATCGACGGCGTACAACAAAGGCAGGATATTCATCCACGGTGCAAATGAGAGCACTGCGGTTGCATACAAGAAACAATTCCAGACTGATTTAGCAGCCTTCTTGAGCTCAAGATCCAGAGAGATGAAGAGGGGAGGGGCCATGTTCTTGGTTTGTTTGGGCCGGACTTGCCCCGATCCGACCGATCAGGGCGGCGCCGGCCTTCTCTTCGGCTCCCACTTTCAGGATGCTTGGGATGATCTTGTTCAAGAG GGTCTAATCAGTAGCGAAAAACGTGACAACTTCAATATCCCCGTGTACGCGCCAAGTCTAGAGGATTTCAAGGAGGTGGTGGAAGCCGATGGCTCTTTCAGCATTAACAAGCTCCAAGTTTTTAAAGGTGGGAGCCCACTGGTGGTGAACCACCCCAACGATGAGGCGGAGATTGGTCGTGCCCTAGCCAACAGCTGCCGTAGCGTCAGCGGTGTCCTTGTTGATGCCCACATCGGAGATATGCTAAGCGACGAGCTCTTCTCTCGAGTTGCGAGCCGAGCCACGAGCCATGCAAATGAGCTGCTTGACCAGCTTCAGTTCTTTCATATAGTGGCATCCCTTTCTTTAGCTTAG
- the LOC140813660 gene encoding phosphatidate cytidylyltransferase 3-like — translation MQKEHGQTLPSTPTSRVRQRRRSHSQETFSEDISKLNGSHLLDDQTKYRAMWIRTYSSLWMLGGVILILYLGHLYICAMVVVVQILMVSELFHLRRRVHEDKRLPGFWLVNWYFFFTAMLYVYGRILSQQLVNTVTPEKFFHRLVNGLIKYQMVICYFLYIAGMMWFILTLKKKMYKYQFGQYAWTHMILIVVFTQSSFTVANIFEGIFWFILPASLIAINDVAAYFFGFFFGRTPLIKLSPKKTWEGFIGASIATIISAFLLANILGSFPWMTCPRKDLSTGWLDCDPGQLFKSEYYSFPLWIPQWFPWKGISVMPVQWHALCLGLFASIIAPFGGFFASGLKRAFKIKDFGDSIPGHGGFTDRMDCQMVMAIFAYIYFQSFIVTQINSVDMILDQITRNLSFEEQGRLYHMLGQLFKEQLSGNS, via the exons ATGCAGAAGGAACATGGTCAGACCTTACCATCAACACCGACCAGTAGAGTTCGTCAACGTAGACGTTCACACTCACAAGAG ACTTTTTCCGAAGACATAAGCAAATTAAATGGAAGCCACTTGCTTGATGATcaaaccaagtacagagccatgTGGATTCGAACCTATTCATCTTTATGGATGCTTGGGGGAGTCATACTTATTCTGTATTTGGGCCATCTTTATATTTGTGCAATGGTCGTCGTCGTCCAAATATTAATGGTATCAGAACTTTTCCATTTACGTAGAAGAGTACATGAAGATAAGAGGCTTCCAGGATTTTGGCTAGTCAATTG GTATTTTTTCTTTACGGCAATGCTTTATGTTTATGGACGAATTCTCAGTCAACAACTTGTTAATACTGTAACTCCAGAAAAATTCTTCCACAGACTTGTGAATGGCCTAATCAAGTATCAGATGGTCATTTGTTATTTTCTTTACATTGCAG GAATGATGTGGTTCATTCTTACTCTGAAAAAGAAGATGTACAAGTATCAGTTTGGTCAGTATGCATGGACGCACATGATTCTTATAGTGGTCTTTACGCAGTCCTCATTCACTGTCGCAAATATTTTCGAAGGAATATTCTG GTTTATTCTCCCGGCCTCCCTCATAGCAATCAATGATGTAGCTGCATATTTTTTTGGCTTCTTCTTTGGTAGAACACCGTTAATCAAACTATCCCCGAAGAAGACATGGGAGGGATTTATTGGAGCATCTATCGCTACCATAATTTCTGCATTTCTG cttgcaaatattttgggaaGTTTTCCGTGGATGACATGTCCAAGAAAG GATCTATCAACTGGTTGGCTTGATTGTGATCCTGGGCAGCTTTTCAAGTCAGAGTATTATTCGTTTCCTCTTTGGATACCTCAATGG TTCCCTTGGAAGGGAATATCGGTTATGCCAGTGCAGTGGCATGCTTTATGCTTAGGCTTGTTTGCATCAATCATAGCACCCTTTGGAGGATTTTTTGCTAGCGGTTTGAAGAGAGCGTTCAAGATCAAG GATTTTGGAGACAGCATTCCAGGGCATGGTGGTTTTACTGATAGAATGGATTGCCAG ATGGTCATGGCTATATTTGCTTACATTTATTTTCAATCCTTCATCGTCACTCAGATCAATTCAGTAGATATGATATTGGATCAG ATAACAAGAAACCTCAGCTTCGAGGAGCAGGGAAGACTGTATCATATGCTTGGTCAACTATTCAAAGAACAGCTATCTGGGAATTCTTGA
- the LOC140813661 gene encoding uncharacterized protein: MEGFGSRQSRASSRYGSSSATPVFSGPVRKWKKQWVSSRPTNTSGNNHNDGPPLLLCRWTPLSTAADETRKRRFRYTPIVPIQKGDTESVEKLMNEDKLNERIQTRGFRNGSDASNGDISTEETQELSEDQSDSNKNAGDGFFSKEKKKNDH, encoded by the exons ATGGAAGGTTTTGGTTCGAGACAGAGCCGGGCGTCTTCAAGGTACGGTTCCAGCTCTGCGACGCCGGTGTTCAGCGGTCCTGTAAGAAAGTGGAAGAAGCAGTGGGTCAGCTCTCGTCCCACGAACACCAGTGGGAACAACCATAACGACGGGCCTCCGCTCCTCCTCTGCCGCTGGACCCCACTGTCCACCGCTGCTGATGAAACCCGGAAACGCCGCTTCCGATACACTCCG ATCGTTCCAATCCAAAAGGGGGACACAGAAAGCGTTGAAAAGTTGATGAATGAGGATAAATTAAACGAAAGGATTCAAACGAGAGGCTTCAGGAATGGTAGTGATGCTAGCAATGGAGATATCTCCACTGAGGAAACTCAG GAACTTAGCGAAGATCAGTCTGATTCAAATAAAAATGCGGGCGATGGCTTTTTCTCCAAAGAGAAAAAGAAGAATGATCATTAG